The following are encoded together in the Tepidiforma bonchosmolovskayae genome:
- a CDS encoding intradiol ring-cleavage dioxygenase, producing MRYRVSRIPEHRHEDNDINNRGLQFDLATLQAQLSRRNTLRLFGGVAAFALVGCSDGDRAGEPGNRQPTSGGSVPAAVTDATETAPPAGPTSAISPIPTEAATPASACNGTIPQETAGPFPGNGANGPNVLTESGIVRKDIRSSLGISTTQAQGVPLLVRLTLVDTRDGCRPLAGYAVYLWHCDREGRYSMYSLPNESYLRGVQASDPAGVVTFQTIFPGCYPGRWPHIHFEVYPGLEKATSAANKIATSQLAFPGEVCEDVYGTSGYEQSRQNLSRVSLQTDGIFRDGWQLQLAEMSGDRARGYTASLVVGL from the coding sequence ATGCGGTACCGCGTTTCACGCATCCCCGAGCACCGCCACGAAGACAACGACATCAACAACCGCGGGCTGCAGTTCGACCTCGCGACCCTGCAGGCGCAGCTCAGCCGGCGAAATACGCTGAGGCTGTTTGGAGGCGTCGCGGCGTTTGCGCTCGTCGGATGCAGCGATGGTGACCGCGCCGGGGAGCCCGGCAACCGGCAGCCGACATCGGGCGGGAGCGTCCCGGCAGCGGTCACGGATGCTACGGAAACAGCCCCGCCTGCAGGACCAACCAGTGCGATTTCCCCCATCCCAACAGAGGCAGCAACGCCGGCCTCGGCGTGCAATGGAACAATCCCGCAGGAGACGGCGGGGCCATTCCCGGGGAATGGCGCGAATGGCCCCAACGTTCTAACGGAGAGCGGCATCGTCCGGAAGGACATCCGGTCAAGTCTTGGGATATCGACGACGCAGGCGCAGGGGGTGCCGCTTCTTGTCAGACTCACGCTCGTCGACACAAGAGACGGCTGCCGTCCGCTGGCCGGGTACGCGGTGTACCTGTGGCACTGCGACCGGGAGGGGCGGTATTCGATGTATTCGCTGCCGAACGAGAGTTACCTTCGCGGGGTGCAGGCGTCCGATCCGGCCGGCGTCGTGACGTTCCAGACGATCTTTCCGGGCTGCTATCCCGGCCGCTGGCCGCATATCCACTTCGAGGTCTATCCCGGACTGGAGAAGGCGACGTCGGCTGCGAACAAGATTGCGACATCGCAGCTCGCCTTCCCCGGAGAAGTTTGCGAAGACGTGTATGGGACCAGTGGCTACGAGCAGAGCCGGCAGAACCTGTCCCGGGTTTCGCTGCAGACCGACGGGATCTTCCGGGACGGATGGCAGCTGCAGCTGGCAGAGATGTCGGGCGACCGGGCTCGCGGGTACACGGCCAGCCTCGTGGTCGGACTGTAG
- a CDS encoding type II toxin-antitoxin system VapC family toxin, translating to MATLDASVFVSLFNARDRQHETTVAWLREALAEGEPLRAPVIALAEVSAAIAAGTGDKHLAREVEQQLRASPLFEFLPVALPLADRAAALAAEHQLRGSDALYFAVAETLGDRLVTLNPRQLQRAGQVVETMRPRPVQQ from the coding sequence ATGGCAACGCTCGACGCGAGCGTCTTCGTCTCGCTCTTCAACGCACGGGACCGACAGCACGAGACGACGGTTGCGTGGCTGCGCGAGGCGCTGGCGGAGGGGGAACCGCTCCGGGCGCCGGTCATTGCACTGGCGGAGGTTTCGGCGGCGATTGCCGCCGGGACCGGGGACAAACACCTCGCCCGGGAGGTGGAGCAGCAGCTGCGGGCCTCGCCGCTCTTCGAGTTCCTGCCGGTCGCATTGCCGCTGGCCGACCGGGCGGCGGCGCTCGCGGCCGAACACCAGCTGCGCGGGAGCGATGCGCTGTACTTTGCCGTCGCGGAGACGCTGGGCGACCGGCTGGTCACGCTGAACCCGCGGCAGCTGCAGCGGGCCGGTCAGGTGGTGGAGACGATGCGGCCACGGCCGGTCCAGCAGTAA
- a CDS encoding type II toxin-antitoxin system Phd/YefM family antitoxin, translated as MWPRTAMTIRTIGVRQLKNEATQVVRAVREERVVYVITVNGSPVATLRPFSERDIAGVERGEAQAEIAAIERLAAAVGAAWLTMPTLPGSGGER; from the coding sequence ATGTGGCCACGAACGGCGATGACGATTCGCACGATTGGCGTCCGGCAGCTCAAGAACGAAGCGACCCAGGTGGTCCGCGCCGTGCGGGAGGAGCGGGTCGTGTACGTGATCACCGTCAACGGCAGCCCGGTGGCAACGCTGCGGCCGTTCTCGGAGCGTGATATTGCGGGCGTTGAGCGGGGCGAGGCCCAGGCTGAGATTGCGGCGATCGAGCGGCTGGCTGCCGCGGTCGGCGCTGCGTGGCTGACGATGCCGACGCTCCCCGGCTCCGGGGGGGAACGCTGA
- the dut gene encoding dUTP diphosphatase codes for METATVRVKLLRDGARVPTRATELASGFDLSACITGPVSIGNRPVLVPTGIALEIPPGVDAQVRPRSGLARNGVLCTFGTIDADYRGELLVTMYTIAPGIEHVVQPGDRIAQLVFTWLAPARFELADDLAPTARGVSGHGSTGR; via the coding sequence GTGGAGACCGCGACGGTCCGGGTCAAACTCCTCCGCGACGGCGCGCGCGTCCCCACCCGCGCTACTGAACTCGCTTCCGGGTTCGATCTCTCAGCCTGCATCACCGGTCCCGTTTCCATCGGCAACCGCCCCGTGCTGGTGCCAACCGGTATCGCCCTCGAAATCCCGCCCGGCGTCGATGCCCAGGTCCGGCCGCGCAGCGGCCTCGCCCGCAACGGCGTCCTTTGCACCTTCGGCACCATCGATGCCGACTACCGCGGCGAACTGCTGGTGACGATGTACACGATCGCCCCCGGCATCGAGCACGTCGTCCAGCCCGGCGACCGGATCGCTCAGCTCGTCTTCACCTGGCTCGCGCCAGCCCGATTCGAACTCGCCGATGACCTGGCGCCGACGGCCCGCGGCGTCAGCGGCCATGGGAGCACCGGCCGGTGA
- the crcB gene encoding fluoride efflux transporter CrcB, translating to MSYLYIILGAVIGAPLRYLVGSQFKPGPWGNFPLGTFVVNVTGCFIIGLLLEFFAERGSLSREARLFLVTGFLGSYTTFSAFGWETYDLVKVSEPLTAAAYAGLSLGVGILAVWAGAAVARAIS from the coding sequence GTGAGCTATCTCTACATCATCCTCGGGGCTGTCATCGGGGCACCGCTCCGCTACCTCGTCGGGAGCCAGTTCAAACCCGGGCCCTGGGGAAACTTCCCGCTCGGCACCTTTGTCGTGAACGTGACCGGCTGCTTCATCATCGGGCTCCTGCTCGAGTTCTTCGCCGAGCGCGGCTCGCTCTCCCGCGAAGCGCGCCTCTTCCTTGTCACCGGCTTCCTCGGCAGCTATACCACCTTCTCGGCCTTCGGCTGGGAGACCTACGACCTCGTGAAGGTCTCAGAGCCGCTGACCGCCGCCGCCTACGCCGGTCTCTCGCTCGGGGTTGGGATTCTCGCAGTGTGGGCCGGGGCGGCCGTCGCCCGGGCGATCAGCTGA
- the rplS gene encoding 50S ribosomal protein L19: protein MSYELDTLVPNAAPVERPEFNSGDTVRVHAKVIEGNRERIQVFEGVVIRKRNKGLSSNFTVRKIAAGQVGVERTFPLYSPRVDKIEVVRRGKVRRKNLYYLRGLTGKAARIKEKR, encoded by the coding sequence ATGTCCTACGAACTCGATACGCTCGTGCCCAACGCGGCGCCCGTCGAGCGCCCTGAATTCAACAGCGGCGACACTGTCCGCGTCCACGCCAAGGTCATCGAAGGCAACCGGGAGCGGATCCAGGTCTTCGAAGGCGTGGTCATCCGCAAGCGCAATAAGGGGCTCTCGTCCAACTTCACCGTCCGCAAAATCGCGGCCGGCCAGGTCGGCGTCGAGCGCACGTTCCCCCTCTACAGCCCGCGCGTCGACAAGATCGAAGTGGTGCGCCGCGGCAAGGTGCGCCGCAAGAACCTCTACTACCTCCGCGGCCTCACCGGGAAAGCCGCCCGCATCAAAGAGAAGCGCTAG
- a CDS encoding MDR family MFS transporter, with amino-acid sequence MPAPAAQQPLAERLNPRQKWLLLGSLMVSLFIGALDQTVVSTATPRILADLGGFTLLSWLFTSYMLTSTVVIPLVGKLGDIYGRKLFLIGGVFLFMVASAACGAAPNMPVLIWMRALQGLGGGMIFASVFATMGDLFAPAERGKYIGLFTGVFSLASVVGPTFGGFLTDTFSWRWVFYINIPVGLVAIPAIWLNLPAKVRSGSPKLDFLGAGLLSAASVMTLLALVWAGDKYAWDSPQIIGLLGGSAVLLVLFVLQELRHPEPTLPLHLFRNRVFVLSNLVVFTFGFGVFGAFQFLGIYVQTALGASATASGVITTPQSLGVLVTSVIGGQLIARTGKYKWQTFFGTVLIAAALGRLTQVSLDTQLWQISATMVVLGLGFGLVLPTMSLVVQNAVSYQYIGVASSSSQFFRQIGSVLGIAVFGAILANTYHAEFSDRLTAEEKATLGPALVQQLDDPTIRLNGAVYARIEQAIRAMPDGDNLLDRTRTAQGEGVVIAVRHIYWGAVAAAILCAVLAFLMPELPLRRTVTGGPPGEPGREAAPGGPVPVPGAFGD; translated from the coding sequence ATGCCCGCACCCGCAGCCCAGCAGCCGCTGGCGGAGCGGCTCAACCCGCGGCAGAAGTGGCTCCTGCTCGGGAGTCTGATGGTCTCGCTCTTCATTGGAGCGCTGGACCAGACGGTGGTCTCGACCGCCACGCCCCGCATCCTGGCCGACCTCGGCGGGTTCACGCTCCTCTCGTGGCTGTTCACGAGCTACATGCTGACTTCGACGGTAGTGATCCCGCTTGTCGGCAAGCTGGGCGACATCTACGGGCGGAAGCTGTTCCTCATCGGCGGGGTGTTCCTGTTTATGGTTGCTTCCGCGGCCTGCGGCGCAGCCCCGAACATGCCGGTGCTGATCTGGATGCGTGCGCTGCAGGGGCTCGGCGGGGGCATGATTTTCGCCTCGGTGTTCGCGACGATGGGCGACCTGTTCGCGCCGGCAGAGCGCGGCAAGTACATCGGGCTGTTCACCGGGGTGTTCAGCCTGGCGAGCGTCGTTGGGCCGACCTTCGGCGGGTTCCTGACGGACACGTTCAGCTGGCGATGGGTGTTCTACATCAACATCCCGGTCGGGCTGGTCGCTATCCCGGCCATCTGGCTGAACCTGCCGGCGAAAGTCCGCAGCGGTTCGCCGAAGCTCGATTTCCTCGGCGCGGGGCTGCTCTCGGCGGCCTCGGTCATGACGCTCCTCGCGCTGGTCTGGGCGGGCGACAAGTACGCGTGGGATTCGCCGCAGATCATCGGTCTGCTGGGCGGCTCAGCAGTGCTGCTGGTGCTGTTCGTGCTGCAGGAGCTGCGGCACCCCGAGCCGACGCTCCCGCTCCACCTGTTCCGCAACCGGGTGTTCGTGCTGTCGAACCTGGTGGTGTTCACGTTCGGGTTCGGCGTGTTCGGGGCGTTCCAGTTCCTCGGTATTTATGTCCAGACCGCGCTCGGGGCATCGGCAACGGCGTCGGGGGTGATCACCACGCCGCAGAGCCTCGGGGTGCTGGTCACCAGCGTCATTGGCGGGCAGCTGATCGCCCGGACGGGCAAGTACAAGTGGCAGACATTCTTCGGTACGGTGCTGATCGCTGCAGCGCTCGGCCGGCTCACGCAGGTGAGCCTCGACACTCAGCTGTGGCAGATCAGCGCGACGATGGTCGTGCTCGGCCTTGGTTTCGGGCTGGTGCTGCCGACGATGTCGCTGGTGGTGCAGAACGCGGTGAGCTACCAGTACATCGGCGTGGCGAGTTCGTCGAGCCAGTTCTTCCGCCAGATTGGGAGTGTGCTCGGCATCGCGGTCTTCGGGGCGATCCTCGCGAACACGTACCACGCAGAGTTTTCGGACCGGCTGACGGCGGAGGAGAAGGCCACGCTGGGCCCGGCGCTCGTTCAGCAGCTGGATGACCCGACGATCCGCCTGAACGGGGCGGTCTACGCGCGCATCGAGCAGGCGATCCGGGCGATGCCGGACGGCGACAACCTGCTCGACCGCACGCGGACGGCACAGGGCGAAGGCGTCGTCATCGCGGTCCGGCACATCTACTGGGGGGCAGTCGCAGCGGCGATCCTCTGTGCAGTGCTGGCGTTCCTGATGCCGGAGCTGCCGCTGCGCCGGACCGTTACCGGGGGGCCTCCCGGCGAACCGGGGCGCGAGGCTGCTCCCGGCGGGCCGGTGCCGGTTCCCGGCGCATTCGGCGACTGA
- a CDS encoding DUF3293 domain-containing protein translates to MTGDSTGRAPDPELEAVYGSAVYDVELPGGRVTFRIGEGVPGAPGPFAIITAWNPGHERPPLEVNEARNAALRSAIARRGWTWSAAEGRSPDGTHREPSFAVWDAPLDEVLALAREFGQAAVAWFDGERARLAWC, encoded by the coding sequence ATGACCGGGGATTCTACCGGCCGGGCGCCAGACCCGGAGCTGGAAGCGGTGTACGGCTCGGCGGTGTACGACGTTGAGCTGCCGGGCGGCCGGGTGACATTCCGCATCGGCGAGGGCGTGCCGGGGGCTCCCGGGCCGTTCGCCATCATCACGGCGTGGAACCCCGGCCACGAACGGCCGCCGCTGGAGGTGAACGAGGCGCGGAATGCAGCGCTGAGGTCGGCGATTGCGCGGCGCGGATGGACCTGGAGCGCAGCCGAGGGCCGCTCGCCTGACGGTACCCACCGGGAGCCGTCGTTCGCGGTCTGGGATGCGCCGCTGGACGAGGTGCTGGCGCTGGCGCGGGAGTTCGGGCAGGCGGCCGTCGCCTGGTTCGACGGCGAGCGGGCCCGGCTCGCGTGGTGCTGA
- a CDS encoding enoyl-CoA hydratase/isomerase family protein, with the protein METPLHFDSRGPIGILTLNRPERLNAIDHAMLRALRAFFDARHRDYGTRVIVITGAGRGFCAGLDLKAGPEQGPWQPGVGPVQDSLAFQEDIADLMVKMRDCPQALIAAVNGPATGGGLSIALASDMRIGTANARFACSYLNLGLGGADVGSSYFLPKIVGMAHAADMLYSGRIVEAQEALEMGLITRIVEPDDLIPAALAIADGIVRRASPLGLRLTKQVLNETVNGISLQTALKLENRNQILASQTQDAREARQAWFEKRDPAWRDA; encoded by the coding sequence ATGGAAACGCCCCTGCACTTCGATTCACGCGGTCCCATCGGCATTCTCACCCTGAACCGGCCCGAGCGCCTCAACGCCATCGACCACGCCATGCTCCGCGCCCTCCGCGCCTTCTTCGACGCGCGTCACCGCGACTACGGCACGCGCGTCATCGTCATCACCGGCGCCGGGCGCGGCTTCTGTGCCGGCCTCGACTTGAAGGCGGGCCCCGAGCAGGGCCCCTGGCAGCCCGGCGTCGGCCCTGTCCAGGATTCCCTGGCCTTCCAGGAAGACATCGCCGACCTCATGGTCAAGATGCGCGACTGCCCCCAGGCGCTGATCGCTGCAGTCAACGGCCCCGCCACGGGCGGCGGCCTCTCCATCGCCCTCGCGAGCGACATGCGCATCGGGACCGCGAACGCGCGGTTCGCCTGCTCCTACCTCAACCTCGGCCTCGGGGGAGCCGATGTCGGCTCCTCGTACTTCCTGCCGAAAATCGTCGGCATGGCCCACGCGGCCGACATGCTCTACTCCGGCCGCATCGTCGAGGCCCAGGAGGCGCTCGAAATGGGCCTCATCACCCGCATCGTCGAGCCCGACGACCTCATCCCCGCTGCCCTCGCCATCGCCGACGGGATTGTCCGCCGCGCAAGCCCGCTCGGCCTCCGCCTCACCAAGCAGGTCCTCAACGAAACCGTCAACGGCATCAGCCTGCAAACGGCGCTCAAGCTCGAAAACCGGAACCAGATCCTCGCCAGCCAGACCCAGGACGCCCGCGAGGCCCGGCAGGCCTGGTTCGAAAAGCGCGACCCCGCCTGGCGCGACGCCTGA
- the gltX gene encoding glutamate--tRNA ligase codes for MTDRPVRTRYAPSPTGNPHIGNIRSALFSWAYARSRGGKFLLRIEDTDRNRYVEGAVEAIMESLRWLGIDWDEGPDIGGPHGPYFQSQRLGLYRQAADRLIELGRAYPCFCTPERLDALRAAQAAAKQPPGYDGLCRSIPKAEAAERAAKEPHVVRFAMRREGVTVLEDVIRGEVVFENALQDDFVILKSDGFPTYHLAVVVDDTAMEISHCIRGDEWISSAPKHIQLYEALGWTPPAWAHLPLILGPDHKKLSKRSGDTALLDYRDHGYLPEAMVNFLALLGWSLDDHTTILGIEELKRHFDLARVVPNPAVFDIERLNYLNGHYIRAMDEERWVALVGEWADRGLPPSIPRPLDPAVIRAAAPLLRERVTRLDEIAGMVAFLFTYDAPEYDLALLTDRVGDAATAVRVLDEALVRLDAISDHDWATPAIEAALRELEEPLGMKLRKFIPVLYVAVMGRPTGIPLFDSLAILGRERALARLRAARARLG; via the coding sequence ATCCGCACATCGGCAATATCCGCTCGGCACTCTTCAGCTGGGCGTACGCCCGGTCGCGCGGGGGGAAGTTCCTGCTGCGGATCGAAGACACGGACCGCAACCGGTACGTTGAGGGCGCAGTTGAGGCGATCATGGAGAGCCTGCGCTGGCTCGGCATCGACTGGGACGAGGGACCCGACATCGGCGGCCCGCACGGGCCGTACTTCCAGTCGCAGCGGCTCGGCCTCTACCGGCAGGCGGCAGACCGGCTGATCGAGCTGGGCCGGGCCTACCCGTGCTTCTGCACGCCCGAGCGGCTTGATGCGTTGCGGGCGGCACAGGCCGCGGCAAAACAGCCTCCCGGCTACGACGGGCTGTGCCGCAGCATCCCGAAAGCGGAGGCGGCCGAGCGGGCGGCGAAGGAGCCGCACGTGGTCCGGTTTGCGATGCGGCGGGAGGGAGTCACCGTCCTGGAGGACGTCATCCGGGGCGAGGTCGTGTTCGAGAACGCGCTCCAGGACGACTTCGTCATCCTGAAGTCGGACGGCTTTCCGACCTACCACCTCGCGGTCGTCGTCGACGACACGGCGATGGAGATCAGCCACTGCATCCGCGGGGACGAGTGGATTTCGAGCGCGCCGAAACACATCCAGCTGTACGAAGCGCTTGGCTGGACGCCGCCGGCGTGGGCGCATCTGCCGCTCATCCTCGGCCCGGACCACAAAAAGCTGAGCAAACGCTCGGGCGACACCGCTCTGCTGGATTACCGCGACCACGGCTATCTGCCGGAGGCGATGGTCAATTTCCTCGCGCTGCTCGGCTGGTCGCTGGATGACCACACGACCATCCTAGGCATTGAGGAGCTGAAGCGGCACTTCGACCTTGCGCGGGTGGTGCCGAACCCGGCCGTGTTCGATATCGAGCGGCTGAACTACCTGAACGGGCATTACATCCGGGCGATGGACGAGGAGCGCTGGGTTGCGCTGGTGGGAGAGTGGGCCGACCGGGGCCTGCCGCCATCGATTCCGCGGCCGCTCGACCCGGCGGTGATCCGCGCAGCGGCGCCGCTGCTGCGCGAGCGGGTGACCCGGCTGGACGAGATTGCGGGCATGGTCGCCTTCCTGTTCACGTACGATGCGCCGGAGTACGACCTCGCTCTCCTCACTGACCGGGTGGGCGATGCGGCGACGGCGGTGCGGGTGCTGGACGAAGCGCTCGTCCGGCTCGATGCCATCAGCGACCACGACTGGGCAACGCCGGCGATCGAGGCGGCGCTTCGCGAGCTGGAGGAGCCGCTCGGGATGAAACTGCGGAAGTTCATCCCGGTGCTGTACGTCGCGGTGATGGGGCGGCCGACCGGCATTCCGCTGTTCGATTCGCTTGCGATTCTCGGGCGGGAGCGGGCGCTGGCGCGGCTGCGGGCGGCGCGCGCACGGCTCGGATAG